The following proteins are encoded in a genomic region of Nycticebus coucang isolate mNycCou1 chromosome 17, mNycCou1.pri, whole genome shotgun sequence:
- the CCDC96 gene encoding coiled-coil domain-containing protein 96 translates to MDSQSEHSGDLIEDDGDVESLFSETKSRHSLLAEPAESEPELQPEPEPEEEAEVEAVGGGAAADEQAETSTGPAAAEAAGEEGPGEPGWPSEPEYEPEEPVEARAEDPATPVSEAGPEEPEEAVELEEEAAEGKKEPRARFATPLTTTGEEEAVPALKGDEEGRLEREEEQEPRVSEENEMKGRAGRGAKEEGKYLDVEDEDLEWSEEVQKQQEQQLRSELLEQYRSLLVDRNRYQRYNVHLQHRICEALRKKKGLEATDLPDKGVETEAPEKEQSYLRYLAVLEELKKQQADDLQWYHQELAQMKQQCQEKVTRVEKEWRSFQALKKQVVMQAMGSCRMRGGRQAALREVEQIQALEDKKEKEMSSVRLENVQLKQSVAHFETRMRAQEDLSEGLLLIDFEQLKIENQTFNEKVEERNEELLKLRNKVTNNVQIITHVKEKLHFMDMENACKKTQLLEIEAQVALGRDILTKTKQARDSLRVDNIKLNQKCGLLGKDSLLQDLEEKVEKTELLSQRLESLKRHHAGLTLSCRGVRQKIREAKAFLPS, encoded by the coding sequence ATGGACAGCCAGTCGGAGCACAGCGGGGACTTGATAGAGGACGATGGAGATGTGGAAAGCCTGTTCTCCGAGACCAAGTCGAGACATAGCCTCCTTGCTGAACCCGCAGAGTCGGAGCCCGAGCTCCAGCCGGAGCCTGAGCCCGAAGAGGAGGCGGAGGTAGAGGCTGTGGGGGGAGGCGCCGCCGCGGACGAGCAGGCCGAGACCTCGACTGGGCCGGCAGCCGCGGAGGCTGCGGGCGAGGAGGGGCCTGGAGAGCCGGGATGGCCGTCCGAGCCCGAATACGAGCCCGAAGAGCCGGTCGAGGCGAGGGCTGAAGATCCAGCCACGCCAGTATCCGAGGCGGGCCCCGAGGAACCGGAGGAGGCAgtggagctggaggaggaggcagcgGAGGGGAAGAAGGAACCCCGAGCCCGGTTCGCCACGCCGCTGACCACGACTGGCGAGGAAGAGGCTGTGCCAGCCCTGAAGGGGGACGAGGAAGGGAGGCTGGAGCGGGAGGAGGAACAGGAGCCGAGAGTGAGtgaggaaaatgaaatgaaaggtcGGGCAGGCCGCGGGGCGAAAGAGGAGGGGAAGTATCTGGATGTGGAGGATGAGGATCTCGAGTGGTCGGAGGAGGTCCAgaagcagcaggagcagcagctgCGCAGCGAGCTCCTGGAGCAATACCGCTCCCTGCTGGTGGACCGGAACCGCTACCAGCGCTACAACGTACACCTGCAGCACAGGATCTGCGAGGCGCTGCGCAAGAAAAAGGGCCTGGAAGCCACTGATTTGCCGGATAAGGGCGTGGAGACCGAGGCCCCCGAGAAGGAGCAATCGTACTTGCGCTATCTGGCGGTGCTGGAGGAGCTGAAGAAGCAACAGGCGGATGACCTGCAGTGGTACCACCAGGAGCTGGCCCAGATGAAGCAGCAGTGCCAGGAGAAGGTCACTAGGGTGGAGAAGGAGTGGCGAAGCTTTCAGGCGCTGAAGAAGCAAGTAGTGATGCAAGCCATGGGCAGCTGTCGGATGCGAGGCGGGCGCCAGGCCGCTCTGAGGGAGGTGGAGCAGATCCAGGCGTTGGAGGAtaagaaggagaaggagatgaGCTCTGTGCGGCTGGAGAACGTGCAGCTGAAGCAGAGCGTGGCGCATTTTGAAACCAGGATGAGGGCACAGGAGGACTTGTCTGAGGGTCTGCTCCTCATTGATTTTGAACAGCTTAAGATTGAGAACCAGACCTTCAATGAGAAAGTTGAGGAACGAAATGAGGAACTTTTAAAACTGCGCAACAAAGTGACCAACAATGTGCAAATAATAACCCACGTGAAGGAGAAGTTGCACTTTATGGATATGGAGAATGCATGCAAAAAGACACAGCTTctggaaattgaggctcaggtAGCCCTAGGAAGGGACATCTTGACCAAGACAAAGCAAGCCCGAGACAGCCTGCGGGTTGACAACATCAAGCTAAATCAGAAGTGTGGGCTTCTGGGCAAGGACTCCCtccttcaagatttggaagaaaaggtGGAAAAGACAGAATTGCTCAGCCAGCGCCTGGAGTCCCTGAAGCGCCATCATGCCGGGCTCACTCTGTCCTGCAGAGGTGTGAGGCAGAAGATAAGGGAAGCCAAAGCCTTTCTCCCCTCTTGA